One Deinococcus sp. LM3 genomic region harbors:
- a CDS encoding RecX family transcriptional regulator gives MTGRYRPGRRPARTPDVGLEDTLPARPARERTPQEQRDALIGYAFRALGQRALTQAELRAKLEKRSENPDLIAEVLARVQELGYQDDAQVARVEGSRRGVGELRVRQTLKRRGLTDDLIRETVDARDPDDETQVVRELLQRRWSSFARKRDPQASAFGFLARRGFTGNVIWPAIREHVASLPEGEDPEEELLDAPGDSPEDWNDPE, from the coding sequence ATGACCGGACGATACAGACCCGGACGCCGCCCGGCCCGCACGCCCGACGTGGGCCTGGAGGACACGCTGCCCGCCCGGCCCGCGCGGGAACGCACCCCGCAGGAGCAGCGCGACGCCCTGATCGGCTACGCCTTCCGCGCCCTGGGCCAGCGGGCGCTGACGCAGGCGGAACTGCGGGCCAAACTGGAGAAACGCAGCGAGAACCCCGACCTGATCGCCGAGGTGCTGGCTCGCGTGCAGGAACTCGGCTACCAGGACGACGCGCAGGTCGCGCGGGTGGAAGGGTCGCGGCGCGGCGTGGGAGAACTGCGCGTCCGTCAGACTCTCAAACGCCGCGGCCTGACCGACGACCTGATTCGCGAGACCGTGGACGCCCGCGACCCCGACGACGAGACGCAGGTCGTGCGCGAACTCCTGCAACGCCGCTGGTCGTCCTTTGCCCGCAAGCGTGATCCGCAGGCCAGCGCCTTCGGGTTCCTGGCGCGGCGCGGCTTTACCGGGAACGTCATCTGGCCCGCCATCCGCGAGCACGTCGCCAGCCTGCCGGAAGGGGAGGACCCGGAAGAGGAGTTGCTGGACGCCCCCGGGGACAGCCCGGAGGACTGGAACGACCCGGAATGA
- a CDS encoding phosphotransferase: MRAGPAAALADTLTVLRGDGPVILHARRWPRDLHALFPGAGRPLESWVGEGAAFARFNAGGEPLFLKFIPAGWRDRRAWKRLTREAAYLRDLAPLSPVPHAPFRHAAQSAHTPHAHLLTRDLTEETTGWGAFEDDAARGAALLEIARLLARHHAFWAGPGQAALRGPWAWQLERVLERAARMHAGLAAGGLSGPDGRPAPLPEPVVRAAREAAGQLPALLAAAPLTTLVHGDIHAGQVLWRGPEPVLIDYGQVHASVPGEDLAHLLAVRLDAADRARLGPELRGAYRDELARCGLRLTDTELAAQERAGLALNLLSVVRQAARTPERGTAEAALKVTAAWVEPAG, translated from the coding sequence ATGCGCGCAGGGCCGGCCGCCGCGCTGGCCGACACGCTGACCGTGCTGCGCGGCGACGGGCCGGTGATCCTGCACGCCCGCCGCTGGCCGCGCGACCTGCACGCCCTGTTTCCGGGTGCGGGCCGCCCGCTGGAAAGCTGGGTGGGTGAGGGGGCGGCCTTCGCACGCTTCAACGCAGGCGGGGAGCCGCTGTTCCTGAAGTTCATCCCGGCCGGCTGGCGGGACCGCCGCGCCTGGAAACGCCTGACGCGCGAGGCGGCGTACCTGCGCGACCTCGCGCCGCTGTCGCCGGTGCCGCACGCTCCGTTCCGACACGCGGCGCAGTCCGCGCATACGCCGCACGCGCACCTGCTGACCCGCGACCTGACCGAGGAGACGACCGGCTGGGGGGCGTTTGAGGACGACGCGGCGCGCGGCGCGGCCCTGCTGGAGATCGCGCGGCTGCTGGCACGGCACCACGCGTTCTGGGCGGGTCCGGGGCAGGCGGCGCTACGCGGCCCGTGGGCGTGGCAGCTGGAGCGGGTGCTGGAGCGCGCCGCCCGGATGCACGCCGGGCTGGCAGCAGGCGGTCTGAGCGGCCCGGACGGACGGCCCGCGCCGCTGCCAGAGCCGGTGGTGCGGGCAGCGCGGGAGGCCGCCGGGCAGCTGCCGGCGCTGCTGGCGGCGGCCCCGCTGACGACCCTGGTCCACGGCGACATTCACGCGGGGCAGGTGCTGTGGCGCGGGCCGGAGCCGGTCCTGATCGATTACGGGCAGGTGCATGCCAGCGTGCCGGGCGAGGACCTCGCGCACCTGCTGGCCGTGCGCCTGGACGCCGCCGACCGCGCCCGCCTGGGCCCGGAGCTGCGCGGCGCGTACCGGGATGAACTGGCCCGCTGCGGCCTGCGCCTGACGGATACGGAACTGGCGGCGCAGGAACGCGCGGGACTGGCCCTGAATCTGCTGTCGGTGGTGCGGCAGGCCGCCCGCACGCCGGAGCGGGGCACGGCCGAGGCGGCGCTGAAGGTCACGGCTGCGTGGGTGGAACCGGCCGGGTGA
- a CDS encoding crosslink repair DNA glycosylase YcaQ family protein, which yields MTLDPTLAALRAAAARTLEPQRSVQAALNAMGFVQADPIRSPARAQDLTLMARVPGYRAGHLERLYPTLDAEEDMLPNYGFMPRAVQALLHPREVPPTRLEAAHPDLLPEVRAAVQGREEVHPREVALRLGQGRTVNAWGGQSSATTRALDVLHRRGELRVTRRVGGVRLYGPAPHLRALRESPLPEPERLRGVVHLLARLYGPLPQASLGYLIGLSHYGLPHLLPQLRAAFRAAVQDDLHSARVDGLTYVWLPEQDPAQAPAPRGVRIVNPFDPLVWDRRRFAHLHGWTYRFEAYTPAPKRQFGYYALPVLHAGRAVGWANLSAQGGQLHTDLGLVPGVRQTGTFTRSLDRELDRWRAFLGAD from the coding sequence GTGACTCTCGATCCCACCCTGGCAGCCCTGCGCGCGGCGGCGGCGCGCACGCTGGAACCGCAGCGGAGCGTGCAGGCGGCCCTGAACGCGATGGGTTTCGTGCAGGCCGACCCGATCCGCTCGCCGGCCCGCGCGCAGGACTTGACCCTGATGGCCCGCGTGCCCGGTTACCGTGCCGGGCATCTGGAGCGGCTGTACCCGACCCTGGACGCCGAGGAGGACATGCTGCCCAACTACGGCTTCATGCCCCGGGCGGTGCAGGCGCTGCTGCATCCGCGTGAGGTGCCGCCCACCCGCCTGGAGGCCGCGCACCCCGACCTGCTGCCCGAGGTGCGCGCCGCCGTGCAGGGCCGCGAGGAAGTGCACCCGCGCGAGGTGGCGCTGCGGCTGGGTCAGGGCCGTACCGTGAACGCCTGGGGCGGCCAGTCGAGCGCCACGACCCGCGCGCTGGACGTGCTGCACCGCCGGGGCGAGTTGCGCGTCACGCGGCGCGTGGGGGGCGTGCGGCTGTACGGCCCGGCCCCGCACCTGCGGGCGCTGCGCGAGTCGCCCCTGCCGGAACCGGAGCGGCTGCGGGGCGTGGTGCATCTGCTCGCGCGGCTGTACGGGCCGCTGCCGCAGGCGAGCCTGGGGTACCTGATCGGCCTGTCGCACTACGGTCTGCCGCACCTGCTGCCGCAATTGCGCGCCGCGTTCCGGGCGGCGGTGCAGGACGACCTGCACTCGGCCCGCGTGGACGGCCTGACGTACGTGTGGCTGCCTGAACAGGACCCCGCGCAGGCCCCGGCGCCGCGCGGCGTGCGGATCGTGAATCCCTTCGATCCGCTGGTGTGGGATCGTCGCCGCTTCGCGCACCTGCACGGCTGGACGTACCGTTTCGAGGCGTACACGCCCGCCCCGAAACGCCAGTTCGGGTACTACGCCCTGCCAGTCCTGCACGCCGGGCGGGCAGTGGGCTGGGCGAACCTGAGCGCGCAGGGAGGTCAGCTGCACACGGATCTGGGCCTCGTGCCCGGCGTGCGACAGACCGGCACCTTCACCCGCTCGCTGGACCGCGAACTCGACCGCTGGCGCGCCTTCCTGGGAGCGGACTGA
- the rpsT gene encoding 30S ribosomal protein S20, with amino-acid sequence MALRHKSAQKRHRQSLKRRMTNRSRKSTIKTFTKKAVVAAQTGAEDLNTLQARAESLIDKAAKGSTLHKNAAARKKSRLAKAINKAKAAQQG; translated from the coding sequence ATGGCCCTTCGTCACAAGTCCGCCCAGAAACGTCACCGCCAGAGCCTCAAGCGCCGCATGACCAACCGCAGCCGCAAGAGCACCATCAAGACCTTCACCAAGAAGGCCGTGGTGGCCGCCCAGACCGGCGCCGAGGACCTGAACACCCTGCAGGCGCGCGCCGAGAGCCTGATCGACAAGGCCGCCAAGGGCAGCACCCTGCACAAGAACGCCGCGGCCCGCAAGAAGAGCCGCCTCGCCAAGGCTATCAACAAGGCCAAGGCCGCCCAGCAGGGCTGA
- the glmM gene encoding phosphoglucosamine mutase produces the protein MSERKYFGTDGVRAVAGAFPLTASWVMQLGAAAGEVLKQQNPRASVVIGKDTRQSGDMLEAALAAGLTSRGVNVIHVGVLPTPGVSYLTRHLNADAGVVISASHNPYEDNGIKFFGADGQKLRDATELEIEAAIDGVDTLPPVTGVDLGGVTNYAEAERLYVNYLKAHAPDLSGLRIAMDCANGAAYRVGPKVFQAAGADVFAVYTTPDGRNINRECGSTHLDHLQRIVREGKYDLGVAFDGDADRALFVDSRGNVVHGDHMLLLNARARGEKAVVTTIMANMALEVKLNEAGIPLERTAVGDRYVHERLHDQHLTLGGEQSGHILFLDVSPTGDGVLTALLTLASMRATQTTLDELHDDLVMYPQTLVNVRVADKKAIAVDPAVQAAVTDAEAKLHGKGRVNLRPSGTENLIRVMVEGQDAAEIHEIARVLAGVVETRGAVAR, from the coding sequence ATGAGTGAACGGAAGTACTTTGGAACGGACGGCGTGCGCGCCGTGGCGGGGGCCTTCCCCCTGACGGCCTCCTGGGTCATGCAACTCGGCGCGGCGGCCGGTGAGGTCCTCAAACAGCAGAACCCGCGCGCCAGCGTCGTGATCGGCAAGGACACCCGCCAGAGCGGCGACATGCTCGAAGCGGCCCTGGCCGCCGGCCTGACCAGCCGGGGCGTAAACGTCATCCACGTGGGCGTCCTGCCCACCCCCGGCGTCAGCTACCTGACCCGCCACCTGAACGCCGACGCGGGTGTGGTCATCAGCGCCTCGCACAACCCCTATGAGGACAACGGCATCAAGTTCTTCGGCGCGGACGGCCAGAAACTCCGGGACGCCACCGAACTGGAGATCGAGGCCGCCATCGACGGCGTGGACACCCTGCCACCCGTGACCGGCGTGGACCTGGGCGGCGTCACCAACTACGCCGAGGCCGAGCGCCTGTACGTCAACTACCTCAAGGCGCACGCCCCGGACCTGAGCGGCCTGCGGATCGCCATGGACTGCGCGAACGGCGCGGCGTACCGCGTGGGCCCGAAGGTCTTCCAGGCGGCCGGCGCTGATGTGTTCGCCGTGTACACCACCCCGGACGGCCGCAACATCAACCGCGAGTGCGGCAGCACGCACCTGGACCACCTGCAACGCATCGTGCGCGAAGGGAAGTACGACCTGGGCGTCGCCTTCGACGGGGACGCCGACCGCGCCCTGTTCGTGGACAGCCGCGGCAACGTCGTGCACGGCGACCACATGCTGCTGCTGAACGCCCGCGCGCGCGGCGAGAAGGCGGTGGTGACCACCATCATGGCGAACATGGCCCTTGAGGTGAAACTGAACGAGGCGGGCATCCCCCTGGAACGCACCGCCGTCGGCGACCGCTACGTGCACGAGCGCCTGCACGACCAGCACCTGACGCTGGGCGGCGAGCAGAGCGGTCACATCCTGTTCCTGGACGTGTCGCCCACCGGGGACGGCGTGCTGACCGCGCTGCTCACGCTGGCCAGCATGCGCGCCACGCAGACCACGCTCGACGAGCTGCACGACGACCTCGTCATGTACCCGCAGACGCTGGTGAACGTGCGCGTGGCCGACAAGAAAGCCATCGCCGTGGACCCCGCCGTGCAGGCCGCCGTGACCGACGCCGAGGCGAAACTGCACGGCAAGGGCCGCGTGAACCTGCGCCCCAGCGGCACCGAGAACCTGATCCGCGTGATGGTCGAGGGCCAGGACGCCGCCGAGATCCACGAGATCGCCCGCGTGCTGGCCGGCGTGGTCGAGACGCGCGGTGCGGTCGCCCGCTGA